In the Arachis ipaensis cultivar K30076 chromosome B04, Araip1.1, whole genome shotgun sequence genome, TAGCTTAATTAAAGACCGGAATCATATATGGTGGTAGACTCCATTATTGTCATCCACCCACCAAACTCCTCACACATCCAGTCAAATACATCGTCTTTGAATATTGAAATTTATATAAAATGACAAGATCACCTTAATTATAAATATACTTAAGTACCACTAGTTAATAAATCAGACACAAATATTTTTGCAATTCTAAGAGATTTAATTTCAATAAGACTTGGATGTAATGGAAATAATAAGCACGTGTGTGCAACTTTAATTTCAACATGACTTGGATAATGTTAGAGATATATCTATCtatattatctttttttattagtttaaatttttagaatGAATGATATATATCatttttacttttgttttatttaatatttatcaaagtaaaatttattattttattattatattaattaatacacaatatataacaTATCATACcaaacagtaaaaaaaaaaattttagtaaagATAAAAAAGTGAAATTGTCATGCATATTAGTTTcattaaaaatatcaataaactTGTACAACGTATTGGGTAAActctaataatattttaaactCTCATTTTATTATTTCACCATAAAGGATTTAGGGAGAAATGAGAATTATTAGCTATTCAAATACAAGGTAAACGTAAAGAAAAAATTTTGTCCATCGtcaaatattttcataaattTAAACACTGATAATTAAAACAATGAAAAATATAAACCAACTTATATCCTATAAAAATTGGGTTAGTTTAACAAAATTATATACAAATGAAAATTTACATATTTTACGGTCACcatttaaattttcataattagaaataataactTGTTCAGTACATATATTTACCATTTTTGAAACTTCATCAAGGATATTGATAGATGTGAATTACATATTATTACAGGTGAGAGAACACAGATCAAGAACAGACATATGTATTTAACAGAAGAGATACTGAAGGAGAATCCCAATATGTGCGCATACAAGGCACCGTCGTTGGATGCAAGGGAAGACATGATGATCAGAGAGGTACCAAGAGTTGGAAAAGAGGCTGCAACCAAGGCCATCAAAGAATGGGGTCAGCCAATGTCTAAGATCACACATTTGATTTTCTGCACCACCAGCGGTGTTGCGTTGCCTGGCGTTGATTACGAACTCATCGTACTCTTAGGGCTCGACCCAAGCGTCAAGAGGTACATGATGTACCACCAAGGCTGCTTCGCTGGTGGCACTGTCCTTCGTTTGGCTAAGGATTTAGCTGAAAATAACAAGGATGCTCGTGTGCTTATTGTTTGTTCTGAAAATACTTCAGTCACTTTTCGTGGTCCTAGTGAGACAGACATGGATAGTCTTGTAGGGCAAGCATTGTTTGCCGATGGAGCTGCTGCAATTATCATTGGTTCTGATCCTGTTCCAAAGGTTGAGAATCCTCTCTTTGAGATTGTTTCAACTGATCAACAACTTGTCCCTAACAGCCATGGAGCCATCGGTGGTCTCCTTCGTGAAGTTGGACTTACATTCTATCTTAATAAGAGTGTTCCGGATATTATTTCACAAAATATCAATGATGCACTCAGTAAAGCTTTTGATCCACTGGGTATATCTGATTATAACTCAATATTTTGGATTGCACATCCTGGTGGACGTGCAATTTTAGACCAGGTTGAAGAGAAGGTGAACTTGAAGCCAGAGAAGATGAAAGCCACTAGAGATGTGCTTAGCAATTATGGTAACATGTCAAGTGCGTGTGTGTTCTTCATTATGGATTTGATGAGAAAGAAGTCACTTGAAGCTGGACTTAAAACCACCGGAGAAGGACTTGATTGGGGTGTACTTTTTGGGTTTGGTCCTGGTCTCACTATTGAAACCGTTGTTCTCCGCAGCATGTCCATATAATGCGCTTAATTATAtatctctgcatatatgcaattatgttattttttaataattttttttactctAAAATAAGATTCTAAATGTCTCATATTCTTAGATGAGTGAAAAATTAGACAAAGATGTCTAAAGTTAATTCGTTATGCGAAGATTCAATATCAAAATTTGTAattgttattaaaaaatatatcaaattctTTTCAATTGATGAGCAACATGACACATaccaatatttggtttgtaattTCATTTAAAAACAACTATAAACGCCTTCGCATGAGGTTTCATTGAAGATAAAGTCAAAAAGTATTTGGTATGATAGTAGTACAAGGCTTGATGTATTGTGTATTTGTAATCTTTATATTATCGTGCGTTTGAACTTTGAAGTATCTCATAGataattatataataatgttacTTTTATTGTCTAATTTTTAATATGTTGTCACTTGATACAAGATTGaatataacaaaattaattttattgaaaaagaatACTCATGTTATCTTGTATATTATTCATGTTATCTTTTATTGATAGTTGATTTTGATTTGTTAGATTAGTTTGTtcgtgttttattttttatttagagaATTTTGATTCTAATTAATATACTgatttttaaggatttttttattctaaatatatGAGAAAAAAATGTGAGAcgttaatttctaaaaaaaaaaacacNNNNNNNNNNNNNNNNNNNNNNNNNNNNNNNNNNNNNNNNNNNNNNNNNNNNNNNNNNNNNNNNNNNNNNNNNNNNNNNNNNNNNNNNNNNNNNNNNNNNNNNNNNNNNNNNNNNNNNNNNNNNNNNNNNNNNNNNNNNNNNNNNNNNNNNNNNNNNNNNNNNNNNNNNNNNNNNNNNNNNNNNNNNNNNNNNNNNNNNNNNNNNNNNNNNNNNNNNNNNNNNNNNNNNNNNNNNNNNNNNNNNNNNNNNNNNNNNNNNNNNNNNNNNNNNNNNNNNNNNNNNNNNNNNNNNNNNNNNNNNNNNNNNNNNNNNNNNNNNNNNNNNNNNNNNNNNNNNNNNNNNNNNNNNNNNNNNNNNNNNNNNNNNNNNNNNNNNNNNNNNNNNNNNNNNNNNNNNNNNNNNNNNNNNNNNNNNNNNNNNNNNNNNNNNNNNNNNNNNNNNNNNNNNNNNNNNNNNNNNNNNNNNNNNNNNNNNNNNNNNNNNNNNNNNNNNNNNNNNNNNNNNNNNNNNNNNNNNNNNNNNNNNNNNNNNNNNNNNNNNNNNNNNNNNNNNNNNNNNNNNNNNNNNNNNNNNNNNNNNNNNNNNNNNNNNNNNNNNNNNNNNNNNNNNNNNNNNNNNNNNNNNNNNNNNNNNNNNNNNNNNNNNNNNNNNNNNNNNNNNNNNNNNNNNNNNNNNNNNNNNNNNNNNNNNNNNNNNNNNNNNNNNNNNNNNNNNNNNNNNNNNNNNNNNNNNNNNNNNNNNNNNNNNNNNNNNNNNNNNNNNNNNNNNNNNNNNNNNNNNNNNNNNNNNNNNNNNNNNNNNNNNNNNNNNNNNNNNNNNNNNNNNNNNNNNNNNNNNNNNNNNNNNNNNNNNNNNNNNNNNNNNNNNNNNNNNNNNNNNNNNNNNNNNNNNNNNNNNNNNNNNNNNNNNNNNNNNNNNNNNNNNNNNNNNNNNNNNNNNNNNNNNNNNNNNNNNNNNNNNNNNNNNNNNNNNNNNNNNNNNNNNNNNNNNNNNNNNNNNNNNNNNNNNNNNNNNNNNNNNNNNNNNNNNNNNNNNNNNNNNNNNNNNNNNNNNNNNNNNNNNNNNNNNNNNNNNNNNNNNNNNNNNNNNNNNNNNNNNNNNNNNNNNNNNNNNNNNNNNNNNNNNNNNNNNNNNNNNNNNNNNNNNNNNNNNNNNNNNNNNNNNNNNNNNNNNNNNNNNNNNNNNNNNNNNNNNNNNNNNNNNNNNNNNNNNNNNNNNNNNNNNNNNNNNNNNNNNNNNNNNNNNNNNNNNNNNNNNNNNNNNNNNNNNNNNNNNNNNNNNNNNNNNNNNNNNNNNNNNNNNNNNNNNNNNNNNNNNNNNNNNNNNNNNNNNNNNNNNNNNNNNNNNNNNNNNNNNNNNNNNNNNNNNNNNNNNNNNNNNNNNNNNNNNNNNNNNNNNNNNNNNNNNNNNNNNNNNNNNNNNNNNNNNNNNNNNNNNNNNNNNNNNNNNNNNNNNNNNNNNNNNNNNNNNNNNNNNNNNNNNNNNNNNNNNNNNNNNNNNNNNNNNNNNNNNNNNNNNNNNNNNNNNNNNNNNNNNNNNNNNNNNNNNNNNNNNNNNNNNNNNNNNNNNNNNNNNNNNNNNNNNNNNNNNNNNNNNNNNNNNNNNNNNNNNNNNNNNNNNNNNNNNNNNNNNNNNNNNNNNNNNNNNNNNNNNNNNNNNNNNNNNNNNNNNNNNNNNNNNNNNNNNNNNNNNNNNNNNNNNNNNNTTGGATGCAAGGGAAGACATGATGATCAGGGAGGTACCAAGGGTTGGAAAAGAGGCTGCAACTAAGGCAATCAAGGAATGGGGTCAGCCAATGTCTAAGATCACACATTTGATCTTCTGCACCACCAGCGGTGTTGCGTTGCCTGGCGTTGATTACGAACTCATCGTACTCTTAGGGCTCGACCCAAGCGTCAAGAGGTACATGATGTACCACCAAGGCTGCTTCGCTGGTGGCACTGTCCTTCGTTTGGCTAAGGATTTAGCTGAAAACAACAAGGATGCTCGTGTGCTTATTGTTTGTTCTGAAAATACTTCAGTCACTTTTCGTGGTCCTAGTGAGACAGACATGGATAGTCTTGTAGGGCAAGCATTGTTTGCCGATGGAGCTGCTGCGATTATCATTGGTTCTGATCCTGTTCCAGAGGTTGAGAATCCTCTCTTTGAGATTGTTTCAACTGATCAACAACTTGTCCCTAACAGCCATGGAGCCATCGGTGGTCTCCTTCGTGAAGTTGGACTTACATTCTATCTTAACAAGAGTGTTCCGGATATTATTTCACAAAATATCAATGATGCACTCAGTAAAGCTTTTGATCCACTGGGTATATCTGATTATAACTCAATATTTTGGATTGCACATCCTGGTGGACGTGCAATTTTGGACCAGGTTGAAGAGAAGGTGAACTTGAAGCCAGAGAAGATGAAAGCCACTAGAGATGTGCTTAGCAATTATGGTAACATGTCAAGTGCGTGTGTGTTCTTCATTATGGATTTGATGAGAAAGAAGTCACTTGAAGCTGGACTTAAAACCACCGGAGAAGGACTTGATTGGGGTGTGCTTTTTGGTTTTGGTCCTGGTCTCACTATTGAAACCGTTGTTCTCCGCAGCATGTCCATATAATGCGCTTAATTATAtatctctgcatatatgcaattatgttattttttaataattttttttactctAAAATAAGGTTCTAAATGGCTCATATTCTTAGATGAGTGAAAAATTAGACAAAGGTGTCTAAAGTTAATTCGTTATGCGAAGATTCAATATCAAAATTTGTAattgttattaaaaaatatatcaaattctTTTCAATTGATGAGCAACATGACACATACCAATATTTGGGTTGTAATTTTATCTAAAAACAACTATAAACACCTTTGTATGAGGTTCCATTAAGATAAAGTTTAAAGTAGTAGGTATGATAGTACAAGGCTTGATGTTGTATTATGCTTGTAAGTTTTTATATTATCGCTCGTGTGTTTGATGCCTCTCATATAATTATCTAATAATGTCACTTTTATTGTCTAATTTTTAATATGTTGTCACTTGATACAAGATTGaatataacaaaattaattttattgaaaaagaatACTCATGTTATCTTGTATATTATTCATGTTATCTTTTATTGATAGTTGATTTTGATTTGTTAGATTAGTTTGTtcgtgttttattttttatttagagaATTTTGATTCTAATTAATATACTgatttttaaggattttttaattctaaatataTGAGAAAAAAAATGTGAGACGTTAATTTCTTAACAAAAAACACGATGCTAGTTTGTGTGGTAATATAAAAGAAATGGTGAAATGTGTTTTATGGGTAAATACCCTTCTCTTTTTTCGTAAGACATAGTGCACCTTAATTATACTTAAACTTCAGCAAGGTCTCCACTCATCAAGAAAAATAGAcagtaataataaatatatattttatactattagTATTATTATTTCATTACAAGAAAATCACTCATTTAACAACACTTTTTTTAAACTACAGAAGcgcctgatgatgatgatggtgaacaACAATAGCTAGTGAAGACAGAGAAAATATATATCAATTTTCAATTGGTTTTGTGAAATTTGGGAGGTTTTGGATTttgattttagggtttttaattggGATTTTTGCTTCTGAATCTATATTGTTTCTAATTTTTAGGATTATAGGTTCAATTTTGGGTTTTGATTCGCCAAAAATAAATTAAGTTAGGGGATCCATGTTTGGTCCGTCAATTACATTGGGAATATTAGTGCAAAATTGATATATCTATCTCCAttcatatataaaattataataattattgatGGATAAGtagattaaaatttatattattttaatcttATATAAGAAaggaataaagtatatttttgtttCACTTGATTTTTGGTAACTTCGACAGGGTGTCGAATCAATCTTGTATCAAGATTTCAGTTCGAGAAATAAATACGACTATTCTGAAAAAAAGTGGACTTGACGCAGGAATTACTAAGTGTTTATGTCAAAATAAACTGCGTCAAAATACTGGTGGCAAATTGTAGCAAATAAAAGGAAGTACAAAAAAAATGTAAGCTTTAAATAAATGAAAGAGTAAAATTAAAAtcgaaagaaagcaaaataacaataaaatattgaaagcaaagaaataaaaagaaatgaattaaaatggaaaagaaagaaaacaaaggaaaataaaataaaaatgaacttcTGACACTCATACACTTGCACTCCATGATATTCTGTTGCGTCACTGGGACTGAACTCTTGTGAACTTCTCCTATTTATAGACTATTTGAATAGGCTTGACCATGAAGAATTTTGCCCACGATCTCGCTTCCTCCTTTTTCTCAGGCCACGATCCTGCCTTGACTATAAAAAATCTTGACTCCCAAGTTTTGACATCTCACGTCTTCCTTACGACCTTGGTATTCAAGTAATTGCTTTTCATCTTCGACATTCTTTGCACCATCTTTCTTCGATTTTAGTTTGCTCGTCTCTACTTCTGTAATCGAAACAATTAGTAATCAAAATGTCTTGTCGAAAAAATCTATTTTTAGTACCAACAATTTcataaatagaaagaaagaaaataccaTTTACATAGATACGAGAAGGAACTGTCAATATTTCTTTAAGCAATAATTTCTCTGTTAGGAAGGCAAAAGAATCTACTAAAATCAGTATCCGTAGATATTATTTGTGACAAGAAATTAATTGAGAACCCTCGAAATATCTACAGGGATAGGATATAGGTATCCACCCCAGAAAGATTCACTAAATTTTCGTGAATATAAATTTATCTAATCATTCAATAAGGGTCTAGCCAATAAGCCaacaaatatttttgaattacaatttatactaattaatttttattaattagtcattatttaaattttattttaaaaaaatacaaaatgaatgATTATTAATTGCAATAATTGTTTAAAATTAGCTGattagaaataattatttttctatcCTTTTCCTTATCCATAAAATCCATTCTAACGAATCACACTCTGCTTGCAGTTCAATCTATTATTTTTGCAACTTGCAACCATTTTTGCCTTATAGAAGCACCTATCCTTTTTATATAGGAGATTAGTGAGAAACAGGCATAATAGTAATTCAACGTTTTATTTATTAAGTATATAATGTCAATAAAAATGAAACCAGTTAAAATGAAAGAGTTTGTAAATTAACTAAGATATATCTtgaataatttaatattaaaaataataaaaaaaatacatgttTTAATAGATATAGATGATAAANNNNNNNNNNNNNNNNNNNNNNNNNNNNNNNNNNNNNNNNNNNNNNNNNNNNNNNNNNNNNNNNNNNNNNNNNNNNNNNNNNNNNNNNNGATAAAAGATACtgttgaaacaaaaataaaattttatataaaaattaaactcCAATCCCTGTTATACACATTGGTGGTGGTAAGCTTCGTTACAGATTTAGTGACTATATATATTTGATGTTAAAAAAGGTATCACTGCATAGCTTTTCTATGACATTGCCCTTGATATCATgctaaattcaatttattcttgAGATAATTGAGATCATATATATTGAGAAATATTTGTGATTCCAGAGTTTTATAAGTTTATAGGTTGTGAATTGCACTAATTTTGATGAAAATAACTTTTGCATTGGTAAAGTGATGAGAGAGTGACTAGTAATAAAAATTCTAGCTAGCGGTATAAAACTATATAGTCAAACATATTATTGTTTAATTTGTTCAAGCAAGACTACTTAATTAACACCAGACCCATATATGCTGGTAGACTCCAATGTCATGTTATCCACCAAACACCTCACACACCCAGTCAAACACATCGTCTTTGAATGttcaaatttatataaaaatgatgACATTTTTGCTTCGAAGAAGAGATTTAATTTCAACAAGACATGGATGTAATGGTAATAATAAGCACGTGTACCCGCTAACTATTCATATccggctaattttttttgttatggaagtagaagtgaTGATATTccttaacattgtaatttttggtatttttcaaaacTGTGGAAGTAtagaaatcggagggtccgatttctgtaccttaaattttttttttttaaccacaaatcggacggtccgatttgtgtacctcccacaaatcggacggtccgatttctgcacctcccacaaatcggacggtccgatttctgcaCCCCTAcaaattggacggtccgatttctgctTCTCTAATTAAACGATCCCATATTTGAATATAACACACCCAACaatccacattttaaaaaaacaccactaccactccaatattaaaaataaaaaattcttcataTCCTTCACACTTGGATAGATATATGTAATATAAATAACGACTANNNNNNNNNNNNNNNNNNNNNNNNNTATGGTAAATTgtcaaatatattttaaaatattaatatctttACTATAGTAGTAATTTATcaattataataatataattcGTTACTTATACTATCTAACATATTACTAATTAATAACGTATAATTAATTAGATTTTCTTTTTGCTATTTAAAATAAaactatttataatttattttaatttaattttgtgaATTATTTTTATGTATGTTTACGCAACTTTGAAGAAGAACTCTAGCCAGTACACAAGCGATAACCAATGAGATTTTATTATTAGACGTATACATGAGACTAGTTGTGTTAAACTACCTAAACGACACGGTTAGCGGTTATGTCAACGTCCCGGAAGACGGGAAACTTGGAACGCTTAGAGTGAGTGTCGGTGGTAGGAAAGAATAGACATAGAAAACCCTATCGTTTCGAATCGTTACAAGAAACCCTATCGTTTCGAATAATCGATACAACAAACCATAAAACCACTTCTGAATCCGTCCCTCTCGCCCCTATAAATATACGTCCTCTCATCCCCGTATACACCTTAATTTACCTGATAACCCTTGAATGTATCTTTTGCCCGAGTTGAGTTTTCACAGCATTATCATCACTGTTAATAAAAATCAGTTGAAGTTTGCTACGTAAGATCGAAGAACCGACAAATTAACAAAATGAAACCGACACTAAGTAATAACACGCCTACCGTCTGTTTTAACCGCCGTATAAACAAATCTCTAGAAAAGCAGAAATGGCTAACTACATATACCCAGTTAAAAAACACGAACCATCTTATATcataaataataaagaaaagaaggagaaagagaaaaaaaaaaaagttagtttaaACTAAACGAAACAATCTTTATAGAATCAAAACCCATACCTAAAACTTTCGAACATAAATTGTActcttataataatttcataaaaagtttttttaatgtattttttctattttctaaaacACCATAAATtacacaaaataaaaaacattttttatttctcaaataaaaaaaagaaaaaaaaaaggaaacctTTTTAAGGAAGGCAAATAGAGTACGTAGGTTAGTATAATATTGTTAGAAAATAAATTACATACCGCCGGGACAAATCAATATATTTTGATAATAAGCATGAAATTTTAATCAATAATTATATAAacacatatttatatatatattaaattaaataaaactaaTGAAGATTCAAGTTACTACAAGAATAACTCACAAGATTTcaaaatgtgataaaatatataacaaaaataACAATTTTAAAGTAAAGAATAAACAACTTTTATATTTGGCAAATGACTTGTGTCAATTCGAGTTTAAAATGATCACAATCCAATTATTACacatatatataattttctatacTTCAACAAGGATATTCATGGATGTGAATTTCATATTATTATTTCAGGTGAGAGAACACAGATCAAGAATAGACATATGTATCTAACGGAAGAAATACTGAAGGAAAATCCTAACATGTGCGCATACAAAGCACCGTCCTTGGATGCAAGGGAAGACATGATGATCAGGGAGGTACCAAGGGTTGGAAAAGAAGCTGCAACTAAGGCAATCAAGGAATGGGGTCAGCCAATGTCTAAGATCACACATTTGATCTTCTGCACCACCAGCGGTGTTGCGTTGCCTGGAGTTGATTACGAACTCATTGTACTCTTAGGGCTTGACCCAAGCGTCAAGAGGTACATGATGTACCACCAAGGCTGCTTCGCTGGTGGCACTGTCCTTCGTTTGGCTAAGGACTTGGCTGAAAACAACAAGGATGCTCGTGTGCTTATTGTTTGTTCTGAAAATACTTCAGTCACTTTTCGTGGTCCTAGTGAGACAGACATGGATAGTCTTGTAGGGCAAGCATTGTTTGCCGATGGAGCTGCTGCGATTATCATTGGTTCTGATCCTGTTCCAGAGGTTGAGAATCCTCTCTTTGAGATTGTTTCAACTGATCAACAACTTGTCCCTAACAGCCATGGAGCCATCGGTGGTCTCCTTCGTGAAGTTGGACTTACATTCTATCTTAACAAGAGTGTTCCGGATATTATTTCACAAAACATCAATGATGCACTCAGTAAAGCTTTTGATCCACTAGGTATATCTGATTATAATTCAATATTTTGGATTGCACACCCTGGTGGACGTGCAATTTTGGACCAAGTTGAAGAGAAGGTTAACTTGAAGCCTGAGAAGATGAAAACCACTAGAGATGTGCTTAGCAATTATGGTAACATGTCAAGTGCGTGTGTGTTCTTCATTATGGATTTGATGAGGAAGAAGTCCCTTGAAGGAGGACTTAAAACCACTGGAGAAGGACTTGATTGGGGTGTGCTTTTTGGCTTTGGTCCTGGTCTCACTATTGAAACTGTTGTTCTTCGCAGCGTGGCCATATGATATACTTAAATATAtctctctgcatatatgcaattgttttatatttaatatataattatctGTTGCTCAAGAATAAGGTCTTGATTGGCCCATATATATTGTTAGATGTGTGAAAATTTAGACAAAGATGTCTAAAGTTGATTCTTTAGGAGAGGATTCAATATCCAAATTTGTAACTGTtagtaaaaaaatatatcaaattctTTTCAATTGAACAACATAACATATACCAATATTTGGGTTTTAATTTCGTTTGAAAACAACTATATATAAATACCTTGTATAAGGTTCCGTTTAAGATAAAGTCAAAAGGTATTAGGTATGATAGTACGTACATGGCCTGATGTATTATATGTTTGTAATCTTTATATTATCGTGTGCTTGAAGTATctcatatataattatataataatgttacTTTTACTGTCTAACTTTTAATATGTTGTTATACAAGtttgaatataataaaattaattttatagaaAAAGAATACTCGTATCATCTTGTGTTGCAGCAAATACGGAATAAAATTCATTGTCATAGTATTTTGTATTGTTCCAGTCATAGCTTGAGTTACACATATTAAAGTAGCTTGTATGGTAGTAGAAATTTATTGGGATAATATTTCTCTCAGTCGTTCAATATTTGTATAGTGACGATTTTCTTTAAAATAGTCGTAGCAGATGTGCAAAAGTATAATACTAGTTTTCAAACATATATACttaaagtaatttttttatttatttgtttcttgtaaatatattttctttaatattttattatatttaaatacacaaatatattaataactaattttaaagtaCGAATAATAGTTTTATATAACTAAACAGGGCCGCCATACATTAAATAAAAGATTGTTATAATATGATTGGATGCATGAGATAAACGGAAGGAATTTttccaaaggaaaaaaaaaagaaaaaaaataaactctttattttttacaaaaaataaaacacattaaaTACCACaaaatcttttatcttttttatgtaatttttttgaaaaatactttAATAATATTCTCATGTTAAATACAAGCTTTCAAAATCCATACCCAAAACTAAGATATTTCTAACAAAGCAAAtcaaatttgattgaaaaaaaaaaaagagaaagaggaagaaaagaaataataaatacTATATTCTACCAAGCACAAAAAATTGACCCATATACATCAATCGGTAAAGACGAAAAGATCTCTAAACAAATATGCCGCCAATTTTGTCTGCCATCCGCACAATAATGAATCACAGCCAAAGTAAAACAATTAAACAGCCAAGAAGCTAGAATGCATCGTTTGAAGTTGACTAAAAATAATTGTCACTACTATTACGACACTTTTGAGTTGAGCCCGTTTTCTATGTAAGTTCCCAATAGTCCATTTAATTCCACATATGCCCCTACTCTCCTGCATATAAATATCCCCGCTCTCCCTGCCTAAGTCTTCACCAAAATACCAAACAACATAGCTAATAAGCTTTGCTATCCCAAAGAACATTGCTAAGCTTTGCTATCCCAAAAGATACAGATAAGAAAGGATGGTGGCTGTGAGTGAGATTCGCAAGGTTCAAAGGGCAGAAGGCCCTGCAACTGTATTGGCGATTGGCACAGCAAATCCATCAAATTGTGTTGATCAGAGTACATATGCAGATTATTATTTTAGAGTAACCAATAGCGAACACATGACCGATCTCAAGAAGAAGTTTCAACGCATTTGTATGTATTTTTATTAagtgttttaatttaattttatttaatatttatcaaaataaaatttatcgTTTTTCTTTTAGATTAATTAATATGCAATAATTAATCATTATACAATCTATCATANNNNNNNNNNNNNNNNNTATTTATTGACACACCTTTATCTATAGCAATAATTTGTATATCTGACCGTGTGAAGTGCTCTTGATGGGTGATACTTAATTGATATTATTGTCATCTTATATTGTGCACTTGCTAGCAAAGAATGATAATTTAAAGATTGTAATCTTCttgttattattttttgtaaGCAACAAAAGCGAACAACTGAGTTCCGCAGACTAT is a window encoding:
- the LOC107638908 gene encoding stilbene synthase 1 isoform X1, producing MVAVSEIRKAQRAEGPATVLAIGTANPSNCVDQSTYADYYFRVTNSEHMTDLKKKFQRICERTQIKNRHMYLTEEILKENPNMCAYKAPSLDAREDMMIREVPRVGKEAATKAIKEWGQPMSKITHLIFCTTSGVALPGVDYELIVLLGLDPSVKRYMMYHQGCFAGGTVLRLAKDLAENNKDARVLIVCSENTSVTFRGPSETDMDSLVGQALFADGAAAIIIGSDPVPKVENPLFEIVSTDQQLVPNSHGAIGGLLREVGLTFYLNKSVPDIISQNINDALSKAFDPLGISDYNSIFWIAHPGGRAILDQVEEKVNLKPEKMKATRDVLSNYGNMSSACVFFIMDLMRKKSLEAGLKTTGEGLDWGVLFGFGPGLTIETVVLRSMSI
- the LOC107638908 gene encoding putative stilbene synthase 2 isoform X2; translation: MVAVSEIRKAQRAEGPATVLAIGTANPSNCVDQSTYADYYFRVTNSEHMTDLKKKFQRICERTQIKNRHMYLTEEILKENPNMCAYKAPSLDAREDMMIREVPRVGKEAATKAIKEWGQPMSKITHLIFCTTSGVALPGVDYELIVLLGLDPSVKRYMMYHQGCFAGGTVLRLAKDLAENNKDARVLIVCSENTSVTFRGPSETDMDSLVGQALFADGAAAIIIGSDPVPEVENPLFEIVSTDQQLVPNSHGAIGGLLREVGLTFYLNKSVPDIISQNINDALSKAFDPLGISDYNSIFWIAHPGGRAILDQVEEKVNLKPEKMKTTRDVLSNYGNMSSACVFFIMDLMRKKSLEGGLKTTGEGLDWGVLFGFGPGLTIETVVLRSVAI
- the LOC107636078 gene encoding chalcone synthase 4-2-like; protein product: MVAVSEIRKVQRAEGPATVLAIGTANPSNCVDQSTYADYYFRVTNSEHMTDLKKKFQRISKNDNLKIVIFLLLFFVSNKSEQLSSADYICEIIRNHLANLNKYRDQRDRPDLSAPESLQLYLDTKFEQLKIATELELWKLLNLLKKYMD